The Gossypium arboreum isolate Shixiya-1 chromosome 6, ASM2569848v2, whole genome shotgun sequence DNA window TTTTCTGTTGTTTATTAATCCTCTATTTTGAACATGTATATAATGCTTCGACTTGTGATGGATGCTTTTTTTGGGTGTTTTTTTCAGGCACTTGCAGAAACTCATTCCATCCTCTATGTGCAAGAGAAGCCGGGCATAGAATGGAAGTTTGGGCAAGATACGGGTGTGATAAtgtaattctttttttttcccttcttttttatGGAGTTGTTTTGCTATTATTGATTAGTAGTTACTTTGCTCTTATTTTAGGTTTTCTCATCATAAATCTTCAGCTATTCTTAGTGTTTTTACAGATCGAGATGCGGGCATTTTGTTCTAAGCATTCAGAAATCCGGAATAACAGCAGTTCCCCACAGCTTGGAGAACTTTGTGCAGCCGCTAATGACTTTTCTATAGCCAACCAGTTCTCTCCAACATCTACggaaaaatctcaaaatttaaaaattggccATAAAGATGAAGACAAAATTACAGTGGACATACATGATCCAGATGACAACTCTGATAAATCTGGTGATGGTGAATTGCAAGAGATAGGCTTCTTTGATACCAGATTAGATGCCCGAGTTTTGTCAGAATACGGTGACTTGCAGCAGCTTGTTGATATGGGGCTGCTGGAGAGGAGCAATATAAATGATCATGACCCATCTGACCCCCATAATTTTGCACTGGTTTTGAAGAAGGTATCTAGTCCAGTACGCAAAGGATTTGTAGGTTTTTTCTCAATGTTTGGAAAGCCACAGATTATTATTTGACTCACAATCTACAATTTATGCAGCTGATTGCCCAAGGAAAAGTCAATGTAAAAGATTTAGCATTGGAGGTTGGACTCTCGGATGACTCTTTGAGTGCTTCATTAGATGTAATACCTACAATCATGTGCTTCTTTATACCCAAATTGTTTTTGGAAATCAGTTTTAGCTATCATTTTGTGCTTTTATCTTCCTTTAATTTTCTTTAATGTTACTTTTGGTCTTTCTTTCTTCAGGGTGATAGCTTGGCACCCGACTTGCAAGGCAAATTAATGAAATGGCTCAAAAATCATGCTTATATGGGCTCTTCCCCCCAAAAGTTAAAAGTTAAGATAAAGCCTTTGATGTCATCCAAGGATGAGACTGGAGCAACTGATGGTTATGACGATATAATGGACTTTATGTCTGATATAACAAATCCTGTTGCTGTTAAGTCTGTGCCTCCTCGGAGAAGAACCAAGAGCAATGCGAGGATTTTGAGGGATAATGAAGTAATATGCTCATCAGATGAAATTATTAATGACAATGGTTTAGTGATGGATAAAGTTATGGTTGATAGCCTTGCCAAGGAAGAATTATATGATTTAAGTGAAGCATCCATTCTCGATGCCATTGGAAAGGTTAGATATCAATTTTTAATATTAGCTTCAAGGTCTTTTGACAAGTTAACTTTTAATCCTTTTAATTGATTATACTGTAGAATTGTCTTTGAACCAACATTTACATCTTATGTTTTCTTTTTGTTGATAATAATTGCTGGTTGTATTAATTCCATGGGTTTTTCTTCATGATTGGTATCTTTTCCTCATTTATTATGTACATTGGTTGCTGACTAGTAGCATTTCAGGTGCTTTTTTCTTTTAGAGCCCATTTTCTGTGCTGTTGGGCTGTTTCCATTTAACTAGATACTTTAGTCATTGACATTGATTATACTTCAAACAACTTTTGTGCATATTGCTTTATGTTTATGCatcctttctctttttttttgtttgtttgtttggagtttttttttttttgggggatgAGTTTTATGGAGTTGGTTTAGATGAGGGTGCACAAGGGATACTTTGTTTTTGTTTTAGTCGTCTGGTTTATTATAGCTCCTCCCCTTGTAACATAGAGCCCCTTCTCTTCCAATTGCTTTGACTTAGAATTTGTTTAGTGTTTAGATATTCCCTTTATCCCCAATCAAATTCGTCCTAATTGTGTATTCCATTGTATGGATGGACATTGTAGTTGTAGTTTATAGTATGATTCTAGAAAGTTGCTTGCTGGTGCTGCTTTTGAGTAGATACATTCCTGCTTACAAATCTATTCTGCTCCCTGTGATTCCTTTTTGTCCATCAATTTGAGTTTTAGAGAGAGTTGGCCTGCCCCACCTGTTAAGGTGCAATAGTTGTGAAAGTGAAGAGTTTCCTTGTGATGTATAAAACTATTAATTTAATCTATTATATTAATATGAACATTGAATGGTGAATTACAGAGGATATACTTTGAGAAGATTTTATGTTTTACTTCATCTTAAGGGAAGCTGAtgcttattttttctttttattacaactgttttttttccttttaagatGTGTTCATGTAATTATGATGTGCACTTTGTTTCCTTTAATGAATCAAAAAGTGCAAAAAAGAACTTGAAATGTTTAAGATAGTGCCCAAGTGCTTTAATTTCGCACTGATTTCTTCTTTCAATGTCTCAAGGTTTTATAGAAGAAACGGCTTTGGAAATAGTATGCTTATGCGCCATTATCTAGTCATGTGTTCCTTTTATATCTGCTTTtataggttttattttattttatgcccTTTCTTTATTTAGTTCCCCTCTtaccttttgttttcttttgcttAAGTgggtattttttttttcatttgtgtAGAATTCAGCAAAGCCTGATGATTCCCTGGACTCCTCAGACAGGCATTTGCCTGCATCTGAAGGTActtttttttgaattattttctGTTATGTATGTAATACCCTTTGTCAAAATCATATTCTTGATCTGGTTCACATTTGTGGGTTAAGTAATGCACTCTCGTTCTAAGTGCTGGTATTTTGATATTTCAATTCTTTTCATGTATACGCTTGCAGTTGTTCTTTCATTCTTTCTATTTTAATTCCAGGGGGTTTGTCTTTCAAATTTTTGGTTTGCAAGGAACATACTTGTAGGAAAATTgattaattttctttttcctttttcggTGCTTTTGCTGCTAAAGTTCATGATGAGTTCCAAGAGAGAGAGTTTATGTGTCTAAGCTGTTTATAGTGGCCAAaagttttcctttttcttttacgTCATGTCAGTCAAAGTGGATTTACATGTTTCTGATTTTTATGTTGAAGTAAAGAATTATTAGCTTGCTTTATGAAATATTTACTTCTGTATATGTTGCCAAAAGCTAGGCAGATGAATGTCTATTTTCTAGATTTGTACTTATGTGTCAGTGAAATGCTTGGTTTTGTACTTTTTGCTGTACTGTTTCGGGTTCTGATTTTCTTGATCTGGTATGTTCAGATTTTATTTTGGTTGCCATGCTGCTTTATTCTAGATATATGGCTTCCCTTGTAAATTTCTTTCTTGGTGATTTTGTTTGAGCTGATTGTTACACTGTTGGCTTCATATGCCATGGTCAGTGTAAATAGACCATTGTTATTATTGTCCTGGTGTTCATGCGTTATGCAGAACAGATTCACATGTTAAGGCTGGTAAGTCAATGACTTGTTAGATAACTAACATTAAGGCTAGATCTTAGCATTTCTTATAGTCCTAACTTTTTGTTGAAGTATGACTCTGACATCACTTTGGAAGGATAAATTACAAAACGTTCTTGTAATAACTAACATTAAGGCTAGATCTTAGCATTTCTTCTTAGCATTTGTTCTTGCATGTTTACAAATATCCTCCCAAGGATTTTGTAAGACTATACACTTTCTAGTTTCTCCcttaatttgttttaaaaatagtCGTTTACCTCCTGAAATTAGAAAGTAATATTTGACATTTGCCTGAAGGTGAAACAAGTTCATGTTTTCAGAAATGTGGGGCAATTATAATTAGGCAATATGGTCAAAGGATTGTTTGTACAATATGAAATACCTTTGCTGGCATCTCCTCTTCTTTTTGCCCCAAAGTTTCTGTTATTATGTTGTTTTCTGTTAATGGGCATAGTGTATCAAATAATTTCTTGTCTCTAATGATTTTGATATAGTTTGCATctgtaacttaaaattttatgatttaacAGGAAATTCACCTGATCTCTCAAATGATGGCTTCTCTGAAAGGAGTCGATCAGAGATGGCAGCAACTCCTGAGAAGATTACAGTAGCAACTTCAGAACAAGAAAGTTCCATTTTCCCAATTGTGAATCTCATGTAAGCTTTGTGAAAAGACATTTGTTAAATCTATAGTCTATAGGTCTCTCTCTTAATTGAATTGATGTTTGTTTATCGTTTACAGGAGCTTTTCTTCTATTTTGATGAGATATTTTCTCATTCTTTGATAATTTTGTATTGCAGAAGTGAAGAGTTTTCTAATTTTTATATCCACCCCTATATACGCAAGAAATTTCTTCAGATGCACGATAAATTTATTTGTAACAACAGAGTAGGCAAGTTTGAAGACGGAATGAACACATTAAATGAGTTGGATGGTAAGTTTCGTGTCATTAGTTAGTCAGcagtttcttctttctttgtgcTAGTTGTTTTGGACACGACTCAGGTCTGACTAGCTGCACTTTGCCAGGTAAAAGGGAGAGAGATTGCTCTTGCTTGGTGGCAGCTTCTACCGACAGTGTTCATTCTAGTCATGAAAGTGAACATCCCAAGTGCAATGAGAAGAGTTGTACACCTGATgatttagatttttttattaaGGCTAGGAAATTGAGATCTCTCAAATTGTCTCCGAAGGATGAAGTGGAAGGGGAAATTATATATTATCAGGATAGATTAATGCACAACATAATTGCTAGAAATTGTGTTACAGGTATTCAAATTTTCCACTAGTGTTCTTTTGTGTGTATGTTTGTGCTGTTTCACGCTGATTTATAACAATAGAACGTGTATTTTGTACGATGTTCTCCTTGCAGATAATCTGGTTTCTAGAGTTGCTAAAAGTCTACCGGTTGAGGTTGAAGCTGCAAGGGAACAAAGATGGGATGCTGTGCTTGCAAATCAATATCTTTATGATATAAGAGAAGCAAAGAAGCAGGGCCGTAAAGAGAGAAGGCATAAGGAGGCACAAGCTGTATTGGCTGCTGCAACTGCTGCTGCAGCTGCTTCTTCCAGAAATTCACTATCAAGGAAAGATGGTGAAGATTCTAGTCAGCAAGAGGTTATTCTCATGATCTTTTTTCTTTCTATGAAATTTTCTCATACCTCCAGATAAGCATGctattttactttatttacctTTGTAGAATATATTGAAGCTGAATGCTTGTGCTGGGAGAGCTGGCATTAGCTTGCAGCAAAGATCAAAAGATGCTTGGGATGCTGTTCCACGAATTTCATCTGGGAAGTACTCTGATATCGTTCAGTCGGTGTCAGATTTTTCTAAAGAACATCCTAGGTCATGTGACATCTGCCGACGGTCTGAGACATTACTAAATCCTATTTTAGTCTGTTCTGGATGCAAGGTTTTCTAGCTTGGAACCATTATTTTTTCTTTCCTAAATGGAAATTCTCTTCATCTGTTAGGGTTTTTGAGTTAGTTCTGCTTACAGGTTGCTGTTCACTTGGATTGCTATCGCAGTGTTAAGGAACCTTTGGGTCCTTGGTGTTGTGAATTATGTGAAGAATTGTTCTCATCAAGATCCTCCGAAGCTACATCTCTAAATTTTTGGGAGATATCTTATCCTGCTGCTCATTGTGGTTTATGTGGTGGTACTACCGGTGCTTTTAGGAAATCTGTGGATGGCCAGTGGGTACATGCTTTCTGTGCTGAGGTGATTTTTCCTTACCCCTTGGTCATTAACATTTCTTCTCTTATTCAATCAAATGAGATGAAGTGAACTTTTCCTACTATTTTGTAGTGGGTTCTTGAGTCAACGTTCAGAAGGGGACAAGTAAATCCTGTAGAAGGAATGGTATGTATGCATGATAAGGCATTAGATAATTGCTAATTTGAGAGTTTAATAGATCTTACTTAAATTTATATGGAAATGGAATATCAGGAGAAGGCTTCAAGGGGGGTTGACATTTGTTGTATATGCCATCGAAAGCATGGTGCATGCATAAAGGTGAGTTTTGTGgacattttctttcttctttctgaaAAGATATTTGCTTTTTGTACTTGGTATTTTCTACAAGTTGTTGCCTAAGATACTTTGTAGCTAAGCAGGTATGGTTTTGTTCTTTGCAGTGTAGTTATAATCACTGTCAGACCACTTTTCATCCCTCCTGTGCTAGAAGCGCAGGCTTCTGtatgaatgttatgcttgctGGTGGGAAATTCCAGCGCAATGCTTTTTGTGAAAAGCACAGTGTGGAACAGAGAGCAAAGGTTTAAATTTGACTTTTGTATAAAATTGTTGAATCGAtagtttttggttatttttcctTATCTGTTGAACAATTTCTGTAGGCTGAAACTCAGAAGCATGGAGTTGAAGAGTTGAAAAACATGAAGCAAATTCGGGTAAGGGCATTCAtgtttagttttagttttttgCCTTGCACTACTTTTGGTGTTACAACTTACATTATTGTATGAGTCTGTGTGGATTCTCCTCTACAGGTTAAACTGGAGAGGTTACGCCTTCTTTGTGATAGAATCATCAAACGAGAAAAATTGAAGGTAGTTGTTAGAAATGGTAAAACTATTCTCTTGTTTTGCTGATGTGATTGCTGCTTAGAGGGGGTTTTCTATTTGTACGACTAAATATGAGaatgtgattatgaatgtttgcAGCGGGAGTTGGTTGTTTGCTCGCATGAAATACTTGCACGCAAAAGAGATCATGTTACTCGTTCACTGCTTTTTCATAGTCCTTTTCATCCAGATGTTAGCTCAGAATCTGCAACAACTTCCCTCAAAGGTCACACGGATGGTTACAGATCATGCAGTGAATCGATGAGATCAGATGATATAACTGTAGATAGTACTCTTTCAGTTAAACACCAAATAAAGATTCCTGTGTCCGTGGAAAATGATCAAAGGACTGATGATAGTTCCACATCACAGAGCCCTTTTGTCCCAAAGCCAATGGATAGGGTTAGATTCTCTGGGAAGCAGATCCCTCATAGATATTCGCTTGCATCTCGTAACAGTTTAGATAATGCTGAAAGGAACTTAAAACTAAGGAAGGTAtggttctttctttctttcctttttttggaGTCGTTATTTGTTTCTCTCACACGTGTGTGTATACACACGCAACCTAAAAGGAATCTCGGCTGATGGTTGCCTTGTGGTGAATCTCAGCCAATTGAAACATTTGAAAAGGAGTTGGTAATGACATCAGATGAAGCATCGATGAAGAATTCGCGGTTACCAAAAGGATATTGTTACGTCCCCGTTGATTGTCTTCCTAAGGAGAAGCAGCACGCACAGGATGCTTGTTCTGATGGACAATTGGAGCACAATGGATAAGGCTGAGTCAATACCTGGATGTTTCGATTGCCTATGATGAGTGATGACAATCTATGCCACTTTATAACTGCTTTCCACGCAGGTGACTTGCTTATCAGATTATGAAGGCGGTAAATAAGGCAGCAAAATCAGTGCTGAGATGTTGAGTGGGGGAGCTGCATTGTGTGGCTGGTGATGGGGGTGGATATGTGGAGTTCTGGCGTCATTGTTGTATATTCACCAACAGTTATAATCGTACAGTGGGTGAGCGTTCATTCCATCATATCATGTTTTGGCAAGTCTTCAAGGTCAGGGTCTTAGGGATTGAGGATCGCAGATTGGTGATTTGTTTATTGTACCTCTTTTTAATACGGCGAAGGTACGTATTGCCCACAATGCGTGCTCTGTATAGGTATTCAGATATGTATTTAATGTCAACCTGCAAAGAAAATGGTGCCCAGCGAGAGATCCATACAGGGATATGCCGATTCTTTCCTTTGGTTTATGATTATTTTCATCTGCTCTTGGTTTGTTGTCTTTAGCTGATCAGTGTTAAGGTAAAATCtaataaaaccaaaatttacaagtacaaaaattatatatatattttttcaaagAGAGCTGATATGAAATTGTTTATGTTAACTAATGATACATGGTAATTTGTGTATTCTTGTTTATGTTTTAACTATGATATTTTATGTACAAATAATGGacatgttataattattttagaTGTATGTATTCTTATTATGTTTGCGATTTTTGCCCTTGTATACTATGATCATGTCGAATCTCTTGAAATTATATAAGTCTCTATTTTCAAATCTTCTAACCCTGCGTGGATATTTACTTTTATGTTGTTTGATCAACTGTATGGCgacttttttctatttttgtttaCTGATATTCAACTTTTCTCGTTTAGTGTCGGACACTAATTTAATTAGTTAATGACGAAAATCTTTactatataaattatattattttaaaagttttttttccattttatatttttcataaaatgggaatataaatataaaatttgaactaaagattttatgattattttactatttaatcgAATTTTTAACATTTGAATGtcattattatataaattttgttTTCCATCCATTCCCTGTTTGTAATCATTTAGTCTATTTGATAAATGAGAGCCTTCTTTTATATATGTGGAGTAATGTTTTCTTTAAGGAGTTTAAATAGTTAGCTTTTATAGTTGTATTTAAGTAAAGGTAAACAATATTCATGGTTACTCTATTTTGATTACTTAATGTTTTTttagatatttaattatttttaacaagATAATTGTGTTAATTAATTATTATGTTAAATTTTCTGTTTTCTTTTAATGGGTTCCTTATGTGGTGCATTAGCATATTGAATGATTGATACATGTCAAGTTTTTATGACTTTTGACTTATGTTTAAATACTTTGTTATAATTagttcaaaatttttctcctcCATTATAATTAGTTCAAAATTTTTCTACTAAATTGTTTAGAGAGGCCCTTAAATTTAAGTCAAAAGTTTATATATAAAAGCTACATGTAAGTCACTAAATAGGTTAATGTGTCACGTTAGTAATTcattaaaagaaaacaaaaattattaACAATGACTAAGTTTAAAGTGATTAGATTAAAATTctttttgaaataattaaaataagataaaacTCTATTTTAAAGTAATTAAAGTAATAATAGAAGTGATTtacatttatttaaataatacgATATGACTAGCTTAAAAATTCGAACTATTTATCGGTGAATATCAAGTTATGTTAAATATAAATGTTTAGTTTTTATTTATCACAAAAATGATTATCTTTTTCCTgggtttaaaaataaattaaactctGGTTCCATGAGAGAATCTATACCACAccttttaaaatgtattttatttattccatatTTTTTAACATGTGTCAAATTGTCATTGGATAAGTTTTTATAAGAAATGCCATATGTCAATAGCAAATTGGTACGTTAGTGTCATAGCATTTTTCGACATGGGGTAAACTTGTTAACGGGATGATTTTATAGGTATGAAATTGAGAATAAAAAAATCGCAAGTACCACATTGAGGAATGAGTTATGGTTCAGGTACTAAACTACATATTATCCCAAAATATGGCcatattacataatatataaatgtttaAAGTTAATTTTCttttagaatcaagactaaattgatgTAATTTATAAATGTTAAAGGTCAaagttattatattaattttaaaagttgtcaCTGTTAGTCAGTTCGtaattaaaaaacataaaattgaatagttgagtgATTATTCGGTAACCTTTCATTATTGGGTAGtcaccattttataactttttatagttgagtgacaaaaaAGATATTTACTAATCATCAGTTGATAAAAATTTCACATAGTGATGACAACAAGTAAAAGGAAATTAAAATGGAGTTAAATGCACTAgacatttttaaattataatttctattttaaattaattttcaaatttcgaaaaattttaatttcatttccaAACTATCAATGTTATTGCTAATAAGgatcttttattattaaaatcattaatttaactattaaattacaCGTAAAATTTTatatgacataatttaaaataaaaatttaaaaaaagtaaaatattatctcataaattttaaaatttaaaactaaaaattaagtaAAACTTTGGAAAAGTGaataataattttgtaaaaacGTTGAAAACCTCAAAGCGAAGATTTTTACGAGatctatttttctttaaatttttattttaaattatgtcacataAGATTTGAAATCTTATTTAACAATTagattaattattttagtaatttaaggACTTTATTGATATAACATTGATACCTTGATGttgtaattagaatattttaatgtTTGAGGACCAATTTAAAATGAGGGTCATAATTTAGGGATGTCTGGTGCAATTAACTCACATAAAGGTCAGGTACGGATTAAGGTGAAAATAGAAGAATATATAAAGCCTGTGGGCCAAAGCCCAAAAGATTAATCATCTTCCATCTTTTACCATCCAAATCTCCAGCCCACTCCAATTCTGAAAACTCTTCCAATGGGTTCCATTGACACGCCGACAATTACAGAGAACGGTTCGACCCAGTCTCAAGCAGCCGCTCCTTCCGGCGGCGACCACAAGCCTCCGGCCTCAGCTAACGGAGCGCAAGTGGAGGTGTCGCCGGAGCCTGAAGGAACGAAAAAGAGGCGGTCGAGTATGCTACCGCTGGAGGTGGGTACTCGCGTGATGTGCCGCTGGAGGGACGGCAAATATCATCCTGTCAAAGTTATCGAACGCCGTAAGATGCCCTACGCTGTGCCCTATGATTACGAATACTACGTTCATTACACCGAATGTAAGTTCTCTTTTCTCCTTTAGATTTTaggttttttaattaatttttcattttttaggtttttcaaattttagttaaattttagaattattatgctagaaatgttagaaaattaagtgtgtgtgtgtgtgtgtttttttttgtCATAACCATGAGAGTGATATTGAAATTATAGTTAATAGGAGGCTTGATGAATGGGTGAAGCTTGAACAGCTTGATCTTGATTCTGTCGAAACTGTTGTCGATGAAAAGGTTGAAGACAAGGTAGACATCCCTTTCTAATGCAAATTCTACATTTCATTTCCCTCACTCGTTATCTTTGAGGGTGTGTTCATTTGAATAAATTTGCCAATGAGGTTTTCAGGTAACAAGCTTAAAAATGACACGCCACCAGAAGCGGAAGATTGATGAGACGCATGTAGAAGTAGTGAGTATATGTAAAACTTTCAGTTACTAATGTTAAAGATAGGGGGGCATGTGATGGTTGTAAATTTGGTTGCTTTTGTATTTCTGTAAACCTATAATAGTCTGCTCTGTTGTTTTCTAATAGGGCCATGAGGAGCTCGATGCTGCTAGCTTGCGTGAACATGAGGAATTCACAAAGGTGAAAAATATAGCGACCATAGAACTTGGAAGATATGAAATTGAGACATGGTACTTCTCGCCCTTTCCGCCAGAATATAACGATTCACTGAAGTTGTACTTTTGTGAGTTTTGCCTCAACTTCATGAAGCGCAAAGAGCAACTTCAGAGGCATATGGTGAGCATTCCCTTAGTATGGCAATACTTTTCCTCCTGCAGTACTTTATGTTGGAATACATTTAGAATTTTAATTGTCCTCCATTTACCAGTTCCTTTCTAGCTTTCTAAGCACCTAGTCTAATGCAACTTTGCATGTCTCTGCAGTGTAATTGCTTATATAGAAAGTTTTAATTGTCACCTATGTATCTGTTTGTCTATGGCCATTGTGTTTTATGATCAAGATATGGCCCAATAGTCTTTTTCTCTTTATATCTTGAAGTAACATCTTAATTTGCACGTCTCTGTGGTGTACTTCCTTATATAGAAGGTTTTATTTATGCCTGCATTTATATTATGGGTACTCTACTCTCTTTATCATCTCTGGGATAGATGGAATGTGTTATAGATGTTAGATATTGCTcagttgaaagaaaaaaaatgcctTTGTTGACGTGCAATTGCCTTAAGCCGCAAACAGGGCTGAGATAATATTAACTCTGGTTTTATGACTAATGTGTAGAGAAAGTGTGATCTGAAGCATCCCCCTGGTGACGAAATATATAGAAGTGGTACTCTGTCAATGTTTGAGGTATGCTGTTGATGAGCCTTTAGTGCTGCTACTTTCTTGCTaactcaaagaaaaagaaaagggtcttTCTTGGTGCATTTTAAGTAAATCGATATGGTTCTGGTTTTCTTCACTTCTACCCCATTGTTTTCATGTCTAACTCTTGGAAATTCATGACACGGTTGAAAAATCTGAGAAAAAATTACCAGAAAGAGAGaaggagagagagagaagagagcATGAGAAAGCTAAGAGAGAGTGAGAAAACCAATTCCAAATTTCATAACCACCTCCATTGCCTGACTGGTGGCTTAAAAGGA harbors:
- the LOC108486155 gene encoding uncharacterized protein LOC108486155 isoform X3; the protein is MMGRSADGGCGTEERPCRPISSVSGRNPAWKPENALKRLSFDDVGVDFFSQAGKVLSERSPFDKPEGGSISELSVPTLPSGLASLLKQADSRKKHKKSHSGADKKSSKQKEKKQGGSIWVETKEYFRDLALQDIDALFKITPSSSLAARKKCFIIPYVGDEPRVNWNLDADVREKASVSCGEHLNVRNENGGVGKEEEKVVVEEEAEQLMEIDSVETQAQFSLKEERGCSVSDSSSGLGWLLGSRSRRLTSERPSKKRKLLGDDDGLKKVLVACQCDGNSSLCHFCCTDDTRKESNRLVVCCSCKVAVHQKCYGVQNDVDSSWLCSWCKQKNDSNDAGKPCTLCPKQGGALKPIQKSDENSGSMEFAHMFCSIWMPEVYVEDLTKMEPIINVGEVKETRKKLVCNVCRVKYGACVPCSHGTCRNSFHPLCAREAGHRMEVWARYGCDNIEMRAFCSKHSEIRNNSSSPQLGELCAAANDFSIANQFSPTSTEKSQNLKIGHKDEDKITVDIHDPDDNSDKSGDGELQEIGFFDTRLDARVLSEYGDLQQLVDMGLLERSNINDHDPSDPHNFALVLKKLIAQGKVNVKDLALEVGLSDDSLSASLDGDSLAPDLQGKLMKWLKNHAYMGSSPQKLKVKIKPLMSSKDETGATDGYDDIMDFMSDITNPVAVKSVPPRRRTKSNARILRDNEVICSSDEIINDNGLVMDKVMVDSLAKEELYDLSEASILDAIGKNSAKPDDSLDSSDRHLPASEGNSPDLSNDGFSERSRSEMAATPEKITVATSEQESSIFPIVNLISEEFSNFYIHPYIRKKFLQMHDKFICNNRVGKFEDGMNTLNELDGKRERDCSCLVAASTDSVHSSHESEHPKCNEKSCTPDDLDFFIKARKLRSLKLSPKDEVEGEIIYYQDRLMHNIIARNCVTDNLVSRVAKSLPVEVEAAREQRWDAVLANQYLYDIREAKKQGRKERRHKEAQAVLAAATAAAAASSRNSLSRKDGEDSSQQENILKLNACAGRAGISLQQRSKDAWDAVPRISSGKYSDIVQSVSDFSKEHPRSCDICRRSETLLNPILVCSGCKVAVHLDCYRSVKEPLGPWCCELCEELFSSRSSEATSLNFWEISYPAAHCGLCGGTTGAFRKSVDGQWVHAFCAEWVLESTFRRGQVNPVEGMEKASRGVDICCICHRKHGACIKCSYNHCQTTFHPSCARSAGFCMNVMLAGGKFQRNAFCEKHSVEQRAKAETQKHGVEELKNMKQIRVKLERLRLLCDRIIKREKLKRELVVCSHEILARKRDHVTRSLLFHSPFHPDVSSESATTSLKGHTDGYRSCSESMRSDDITVDSTLSVKHQIKIPVSVENDQRTDDSSTSQSPFVPKPMDRVRFSGKQIPHRYSLASRNSLDNAERNLKLRKPIETFEKELVMTSDEASMKNSRLPKGYCYVPVDCLPKEKQHAQDACSDGQLEHNG
- the LOC108486155 gene encoding uncharacterized protein LOC108486155 isoform X4, with protein sequence MMGRSADGGCGTEERPCRPISSVSGRNPAWKPENALKRLSFDDVGVDFFSQAGKVLSERSPFDKPEGGSISELSVPTLPSGLASLLKQADSRKKHKKSHSGADKKSSKQKEKKQGGSIWVETKEYFRDLALQDIDALFKITPSSSLAARKKCFIIPYVGDEPRVNWNLDADVREKASVSCGEHLNVRNENGGVGKEEEKVVVEEEAEQLMEIDSVETQAQFSLKEERGCSVSDSSSGLGWLLGSRSRRLTSERPSKKRKLLGDDDGLKKVLVACQCDGNSSLCHFCCTDDTRKESNRLVVCCSCKVAVHQKCYGVQNDVDSSWLCSWCKQKNDSNDAGKPCTLCPKQGGALKPIQKSDENSGSMEFAHMFCSIWMPEVYVEDLTKMEPIINVGEVKETRKKLVCNVCRVKYGACVPCSHGTCRNSFHPLCAREAGHRMEVWARYGCDNVILFFSLLFYGVVLLLLISSYFALILGFLIINLQLFLVFLQIEMRAFCSKHSEIRNNSSSPQLGELCAAANDFSIANQFSPTSTEKSQNLKIGHKDEDKITVDIHDPDDNSDKSGDGELQEIGFFDTRLDARVLSEYGDLQQLVDMGLLERSNINDHDPSDPHNFALVLKKLIAQGKVNVKDLALEVGLSDDSLSASLDGDSLAPDLQGKLMKWLKNHAYMGSSPQKLKVKIKPLMSSKDETGATDGYDDIMDFMSDITNPVAVKSVPPRRRTKSNARILRDNEVICSSDEIINDNGLVMDKVMVDSLAKEELYDLSEASILDAIGKNSAKPDDSLDSSDRHLPASEGNSPDLSNDGFSERSRSEMAATPEKITVATSEQESSIFPIVNLISEEFSNFYIHPYIRKKFLQMHDKFICNNRVGKFEDGMNTLNELDGKRERDCSCLVAASTDSVHSSHESEHPKCNEKSCTPDDLDFFIKARKLRSLKLSPKDEVEGEIIYYQDRLMHNIIARNCVTDNLVSRVAKSLPVEVEAAREQRWDAVLANQYLYDIREAKKQGRKERRHKEAQAVLAAATAAAAASSRNSLSRKDGEDSSQQENILKLNACAGRAGISLQQRSKDAWDAVPRISSGKYSDIVQSVSDFSKEHPRSCDICRRSETLLNPILVCSGCKVAVHLDCYRSVKEPLGPWCCELCEELFSSRSSEATSLNFWEISYPAAHCGLCGGTTGAFRKSVDGQWVHAFCAEWVLESTFRRGQVNPVEGMEKASRGVDICCICHRKHGACIKL